The DNA region CTTGCGCCAATTGTCTACCTGTTCCTGCCAGTAAATTTCCTTATCTGCTCTACTTTCAATGTTGTCGGGCATAAAATCTCCTTTTTCATTGAGGAGTATGCACGAGAGGGGAAATTATGGGTAGAAGGGGCTTATGTGACCCTTACAATAATTTTCTGAACCCGTAACGGGGATACCGGTCAGCCAACTTAAGAAGCATTTCAATAATTAACGAATCATCGCGAGGCTTCGGCTCGTAGCAATACACTGAGCGACTTAAACGCAACGCACAGCATGCTTGTCGAATACTGAGACAAAATTCGTTACGAAGGTAGTTAACAAGCTCACGTTTCTCAGCTGGCTTTAAAGCTTTTTTGCTATGACATCCTTAAGGGCTTCGTTTTCAAGACTCAAATTGGCAAACATGTTTTTGAGCTTACGATTCTCTTCTTCAAGGTCCTTCAGGCGGCGAATATCGGACGCTTCCATGCCACCGTACTTGGACTTCCACTTGTAGTACGTGGCTTGACTGACTTTGTACTCACGGCACACGTCTGCGACTTTGCGACCGCCTGCGGAAAATCATCGAAAAGGGCCAGGCAAAATCATTGAAAAGGGCCGGTTTTTGGCCGGAAATGCGACTGCCCGGCCCATTTCATGACTCTGTTAAATAAATCAGGCTGTTATATATAAAGCGGAGCTGGATAAACACTGGCTGGTATCACCTTCCAAACCATGAAGGAGGAAGATGATGCCAAGACCGAGGGTATCCATGCGAAAAATAAAAGAATTGCTTCGGCTGTGTTTTGATCACGAGCTGAGCTTGAATCAAGCAGCCCGGGCCTGCAACCTGGGTCGAACCACTGCGCAGCGTTACCTCAAACGCTTCAAGGCCTCGGGCCTGCCCTGGCCATTGCCGGGAAACATTGATGATGCCGCCCTTGACTCCATGCTTTTCGCGCTTCCTCCAAACGAAGAACGCCGCAAGCCAATGCCCTGCTGGGAAAAAGTCCACAAGGAACTGTCCAGAAAGGGCGTGACCCTGAAATTGTTGTGGGAGGAATACCGGCAGACAACTCCCGAAGGCTTCAGCTATGCCCAGTTTTTACGCCATTACCGCCGCTGGAACGGCAAGCTGCATGTAAGCATGCGTCAACGGCACAAGGCCGGAGAAAAGCTGTTTGTCGATTTTGCAGGGCATACCATGGATGTTGTAGATCCGGAGACAGGCGAAGTCAGCACGGCCCAGATTTTCTTGGCCACACTTGGTTTCAGCAATCTGACCTTTGTCCGGGCTTTGCCGAGCCAGGGGCTGGAAGACTGGATCGAGGCCCATAACCGGGCCCTGAAATTTCTTGGGGGAGCCCCCGAAATAGTGGTTCCTGACAATCTCAAATCAGGGGTGAAGAGCCCTTGCCGTTATGAACCGGAGATAAATCCCACCTACCAGGAGTGGGCAGAACACAATAATCTGGCCGTGGTCCCGGCCCGGGTGCGCAAACCCAAAGACAAGTCCAAGGTGGAGGTCGGGGTGCAGATTGTGGAAAGGCGAGTCATGGCACCGCTTCGCAACCGGCGATTCTTCTCTTTTGATGAATTGAACGCGGCTTTGGCAGAACAGTTGGCGGTTCTCAATCAACAGACATTGTCCGGGATGGATGTCTCCCGTCTGGAGCTGTTCAAGAAACAGGAACAATCGGCCCTGGCCCCTTTGCCGGCAGAAGAATACGAACCCGCAGCATGGAAGAAGGCCAAAGTACACCCGGATTACCACATTGAAGTGGACAAGCATTACTACTCGGTCCCTTATTCTCTGGTCTATAAATATGTGGAAATCAGGGTCGGGAAACGAATAGTGGAGATCCTCCATGAAGGGACCCGGACGGCGTCACATCGCAGAAGCCGCAAGCCTTACTCCCACACCACCTGCACGGAACATATGCCCAAGGCCCATCAGGAGGCTTCGGGCTGGAATCCGGGACGTTTTCTGAACTGGGCCCAGAAATTCGGTCCGGCAACAACGAACATGGTCAAAACAATCCTCGGCGGGCGCAAGCATCCTGAACAGGGTTTTCGCAGTTGCCTGGGGCTATTGCGTCTGGAGTCCAAATATGGCGCGGGCCGTCTGGAAAAGGCCTGTGAAAGGGCTCTCCATTTCAACTTGGCGGGCCGCAAACCTGTGCTCGATATACTCAAGAAAAATCAGGACATGCTGGATCTTCCACTTGAGGAAGATCTGCCGCTGTTTACCCACGCCAACATTCGCGGCGCGGGATTTTACCGATAAAGGAGGTGAAAATGCTGCTGTATCAAACCATGGAGAAACTTTCCGAAATGAAGCTGTCCGGCATTTTGGACGGCCTCAGAGAACAGGTGGATGGAGACGGTTATGCCGATCTGAGCTTTGAGGAAAGGCTGGGCATGCTTGTGGACAGGGAATACGTCATGCGCGAAAATCGGCGCATGACCAGACGGTTCCGCGAGGCCAGGCTGAAACTGTCCGCCCAGGTGGAAGACGTGGATTTCCAGGCAGCCCGGGGGCTGGACAAGGGCTACTTTATGGAACTGGCACAGGGAGGCTGGATCAGCCGCAGGCACAATCTGGTCATAGCCGGTCCCACAGGAGTGGGTAAGACCTACCTGGCTTGCGCCCTTGCCCACCGGGCCTGCCGGGAGGGCTACCGTTGCCTGTATACCCATTTCTCGGATCTGGTCAGGGAAATGTCTATCAGCAACGCCTAGGGAGAACTGCACGCGCTGACGCGTAGGCTGGATAAAAGAAATGTCCTGATAATAGATGACTGGCTGCGTGAGCCGCTCACCGTGGAGCAGTCGAGAAATATTCTGGACCTCGTGGACGCCAGGTTTCGAGCCAGGTCTGTGCTCTTTACTTCTCAAATACCGGTGAAAGACTGGCACGAGCGGTTCCAGGACCCAACTCTGGCTGATGCTGTGCTCGACCGGGTTGTCCACGACTCACACCGCATCGAACTGAAAGGAGACTCCATGAGAAAAAGAACTTCAAACTTGACGTAATGGGCCACTTG from Desulfovibrio sp. JC022 includes:
- the istA gene encoding IS21 family transposase; its protein translation is MRKIKELLRLCFDHELSLNQAARACNLGRTTAQRYLKRFKASGLPWPLPGNIDDAALDSMLFALPPNEERRKPMPCWEKVHKELSRKGVTLKLLWEEYRQTTPEGFSYAQFLRHYRRWNGKLHVSMRQRHKAGEKLFVDFAGHTMDVVDPETGEVSTAQIFLATLGFSNLTFVRALPSQGLEDWIEAHNRALKFLGGAPEIVVPDNLKSGVKSPCRYEPEINPTYQEWAEHNNLAVVPARVRKPKDKSKVEVGVQIVERRVMAPLRNRRFFSFDELNAALAEQLAVLNQQTLSGMDVSRLELFKKQEQSALAPLPAEEYEPAAWKKAKVHPDYHIEVDKHYYSVPYSLVYKYVEIRVGKRIVEILHEGTRTASHRRSRKPYSHTTCTEHMPKAHQEASGWNPGRFLNWAQKFGPATTNMVKTILGGRKHPEQGFRSCLGLLRLESKYGAGRLEKACERALHFNLAGRKPVLDILKKNQDMLDLPLEEDLPLFTHANIRGAGFYR